A stretch of Aphelocoma coerulescens isolate FSJ_1873_10779 chromosome 1A, UR_Acoe_1.0, whole genome shotgun sequence DNA encodes these proteins:
- the PSMC2 gene encoding 26S proteasome regulatory subunit 7: MPDYLGADQRKTKEEEKEDKPIRALDEGDIALLKTYGQSTYSRQIKQVEDDIQQLLKKINELTGIKESDTGLAPPALWDLAADKQTLQSEQPLQVARCTKIINADSEDPKYIINVKQFAKFVVDLSDQVAPTDIEEGMRVGVDRNKYQIHIPLPPKIDPTVTMMQVEEKPDVTYSDVGGCKEQIEKLREVVETPLLHPERFVNLGIEPPKGVLLFGPPGTGKTLCARAVANRTDACFIRVIGSELVQKYVGEGARMVRELFEMARTKKACLIFFDEIDAIGGARFDDGAGGDNEVQRTMLELINQLDGFDPRGNIKVLMATNRPDTLDPALMRPGRLDRKIEFSLPDLEGRTHIFKIHARSMSVERDIRFELLARLCPNSTGAEIRSVCTEAGMFAIRARRKIATEKDFLEAVNKVIKSYAKFSATPRYMTYN, encoded by the exons ATGCCGGATTACCTGGGAGCCGACCAGAGGAAaaccaaggaggaggagaaggaggacaAACCCATCCGCG CTCTCGATGAAGGAGATATTGCCTTGCTGAAAACATAT GGCCAGAGCACATACTCAAGGCAGATCAAGCAAGTAGAAGATGATATTCAACAACTGCTTAAGAAAATCAATGAGCTCACTG GAATCAAGGAATCTGACACTGGCCTGGCTCCTCCTGCCCTTTGGGATCTGGCTGCAGATAAACAAACTCTCCAAAGTGAGCAACCATTGCAAGTTGCAAG GTGCACAAAGATCATCAACGCAGACTCTGAGGATCCCAAGTACATTATCAATGTCAAGCAATTTGCCAAATTTGTGGTGGATCTCAGTGACCAAGTGGCACCTACTGACATAGAAGAAGGCATGAGAGTTGG GGTGGACAGAAACAAGTACCAAATCCATATCCCGTTGCCTCCAAAGATTGATCCCACAGTCACCATGATGCAA GTAGAAGAAAAACCTGATGTCACTTACAGTGATGTTGGTGGCTGTAAAGAGCAGATTGAAAAGCTGAGAGAGGTGGTCGAAACCCCTCTGCTTCAC CCTGAAAGATTTGTGAACCTTGGAATTGAGCCTCCCAAAGGAGTGCTTTTGTTTGGGCCACCTGGCACAGGCAAAACCCTCTGTGCCCGTGCTGTGGCTAACAGGACTGATGCCTGCTTCATCAGAGTGATTGGATCTGAGCTGGTGCAGAAATACGTGGGAGAG gGAGCTCGAATGGTTCGTGAACTCTTTGAAATGGCAAGAACTAAAAAAGCTTGCCTTATATTCTTTGATGAGATTGATGCTATTGGAG gtgctcGTTTTGACGATGGGGCCGGGGGTGACAATGAGGTGCAGCGCACGATGCTGGAGCTCATCAACCAGCTGGATGGCTTTGATCCACGGGGCAACATCAAAGTGCTGATGGCCACAAACAGGCCCGACACTCTGGACCCAGCGCTGATGAGGCCTGGCAGGCTGGACAGGAAGATAGAGTTCAGCCTGCCTGATCTTGAG gGGCGAACTCACATCTTCAAGATCCACGCTCGTTCGATGAGTGTGGAGAGGGACATCAGATTTGAGCTGTTGGCTCGGCTGTGTCCTAACAGCACAG GCGCTGAGATCCGCAGTGTCTGCACGGAGGCAGGAATGTTCGCTATCCGAGCGCGCCGGAAAATCGCCACCGAGAAGGATTTCCTGGAGGCAGTGAACAAAGTCATCAAATCGTACGCGAAATTCAGCGCTACCCCCCGCTACATGACCTACAACTAA